In the Drosophila takahashii strain IR98-3 E-12201 chromosome 3R, DtakHiC1v2, whole genome shotgun sequence genome, one interval contains:
- the BBIP1 gene encoding BBSome-interacting protein 1, which produces MSAVEPEVLQKIDLIEPTTGKLFFEHKTELLFCRPHLMPLKTQALERLEEMHRDTARQLQKKRHQQKSTEPTGSL; this is translated from the coding sequence ATGTCCGCTGTGGAGCCCGAGGTGCTGCAGAAAATCGATCTGATTGAGCCCACAAccggaaaattgtttttcgagCACAAGACGGAGCTGCTTTTCTGCCGGCCACATCTGATGCCGCTGAAGACGCAGGCGCTGGAACGTCTGGAGGAAATGCATCGGGACACCGCCCGGCAATTGCAGAAGAAGCGCCACCAGCAGAAGTCCACGGAGCCCACTGGCTCGCTATGA